One window from the genome of Streptomyces cadmiisoli encodes:
- a CDS encoding steroid 3-ketoacyl-CoA thiolase — protein sequence MAAEPVIVEAVRTPIGKRGGALANLHPAYLLGETYRELLGRTGIPADCVEQIVGGTVTHAGEQSMNPARTAWLTMGLPYETAATTVDCQCGSSQQASHMVANMIAAGVIDVGISCGVESMSRVPLGSGSKHGPGKPFPDEWNVDLPNQFQAAERIARHRGLTRENVDALGLLSQQRAANAWSEERYKRETFAVQVPTTEEEQHAGQGMWRLVDRDEGLRDTSPEALAGLKPIMPTAVHTAGNSSQISDGAAAVLWASKRMARALKLKPRARIVAQALVGADPHFHLDGPIDATRTVLGKAGMSLKDIDLVEINEAFASVVLSWAQVFEQDLDKVNVNGGAIALGHPVGATGARLITTALHELERTDKEFALVTMCAGGGLATGTIIQRL from the coding sequence ATGGCCGCCGAACCCGTCATCGTCGAAGCCGTACGCACCCCCATCGGCAAGCGCGGCGGCGCGCTCGCCAATCTGCACCCCGCCTATCTCCTGGGCGAGACCTACCGCGAACTCCTCGGCCGCACCGGCATCCCCGCCGACTGCGTCGAGCAGATCGTCGGCGGCACCGTCACCCACGCCGGCGAGCAGTCCATGAACCCCGCCCGCACGGCCTGGCTGACCATGGGTCTGCCGTACGAGACCGCGGCCACCACGGTCGACTGCCAGTGCGGCTCCTCGCAGCAGGCCTCCCACATGGTCGCCAACATGATCGCGGCAGGCGTGATCGACGTGGGGATCTCGTGCGGGGTCGAGTCGATGTCGCGGGTACCGCTCGGCTCGGGATCCAAGCACGGGCCCGGGAAACCGTTCCCCGACGAGTGGAACGTGGACCTGCCCAACCAGTTCCAGGCCGCCGAGCGCATCGCCCGGCACCGGGGCCTGACCCGCGAGAACGTCGACGCGCTGGGACTCCTCTCCCAGCAGCGGGCCGCGAACGCGTGGTCCGAGGAGCGGTACAAGCGCGAGACGTTCGCCGTGCAGGTCCCCACCACCGAGGAGGAGCAGCACGCCGGTCAGGGCATGTGGCGCCTGGTCGACCGCGACGAGGGGCTGCGCGACACCTCGCCCGAGGCACTGGCCGGACTGAAGCCGATCATGCCGACCGCGGTGCACACCGCGGGCAACTCCTCGCAGATCTCGGACGGCGCGGCAGCCGTCCTGTGGGCGTCGAAGCGGATGGCACGGGCGCTGAAACTGAAGCCGCGCGCACGGATCGTGGCGCAGGCGCTGGTCGGCGCCGACCCGCACTTCCACCTCGACGGGCCGATCGACGCGACGCGCACGGTGCTGGGCAAGGCGGGCATGTCCCTGAAGGACATCGACCTGGTCGAGATCAACGAAGCGTTCGCGTCCGTGGTGCTGAGCTGGGCCCAGGTCTTCGAGCAGGACCTGGACAAGGTCAACGTCAACGGCGGTGCGATCGCCCTCGGGCACCCGGTCGGAGCGACGGGCGCCCGGCTCATCACCACGGCCCTGCATGAACTGGAGCGCACGGACAAGGAGTTCGCGCTGGTGACGATGTGCGCGGGGGGCGGTCTGGCGACCGGGACGATCATCCAGCGGCTGTAG